In Cicer arietinum cultivar CDC Frontier isolate Library 1 chromosome 7, Cicar.CDCFrontier_v2.0, whole genome shotgun sequence, the genomic window tcataatttttattttattaataatttaaactacattaacatgttttttattgttattggtAGTATCATATAAGTTTTGTACCTATCTTTTATATACCAAAactaattttgtttgaatttattcttttgctatttttgttaatattctATAAAACTACTTCTTGTGAGTGTACCTTGTGATATGCTCCATTTGTTGAGATGTTCCATTGACCATTTGTACAGTTTGTTTTTTGAAAGAATGCACTCCAACTCCAAAATCCCCTCTTGACCATTTGTACAGTTTGTTTTTTCCACTCCAACTCCAACATCCCCTCTCCCTTCTATAACATCCCCTCTCTCCTCTATAAAAACACACTTCATTGTAACATTCCATCTTACTCCAACATCCTTTCTCCCCTCTATAAAAGAAGTAGTGCATTGTAACATTTCATCTTATATAAAAATTGTGGGAATTTAGATAAAGgtagaaaatattaataaagagATAGAAACAAAAATTACTTACAAGTCTCTTctcatcttcttctttttcttttttgatttgattattcTTTATTAAATATCTTACTTACAAGCCTCTTCTCATCTTCttcgtttttttttatttgattcttctttagtaaatatatatctgatttaatattttaataattgttataaatattagttagtctatttaatataaactagttCATAAttcatgttatttatttatggtattattgttgttgtttatgAGTAgcagttttttaatttaaaaatggttctttcttataaaaataaatttaaaaattatttatattaataaaatgtttgtATATAAAATGTTGTTTATGATAATTGTTTCTATATGTCTTTCATAAATGAATAGTGGTTTATATGATTGTTTTTAGACATGTTGATGTATTGTGGTGGTTCAatacaaacaaatatttatagattttgatatatattattcaataatattttgtttatgactagtattttttttttttttatatcaccctttctattattttttttaaatgaaaatttacaATATGACTCAAATTTTGGTAGGGTTGAACACCGTATCGGACAAGAGAAGAGATAAAGAAATGGTATATTTTTACtctttgttatgttttttatatgttaaaatatataGTATTGAGCTTGTTTATTTAAGCTGTTAAAGTATGATATATTgagtttgttatatttttttttcactctaatatttattagtatatatgttatttataatttaaacacatagaataataatttaaaatattgataaaaggATAGAgataatttaaactaaattaacatataaatgaatatcaataatttaaaatattgatgaaaGGATAGAGATAAACTATGTGttaatttaaagtaaattaaCACATAGAATAAATGACTTTATATTAAACTTGtcagtaaaaaataaaaaaagaatggtatgagtaaacaacaaaatatttaacaccattagaaaattcatataaaagAATCGATTTATTTTGTATGCATTAGAAGATTCCTATTAACAAGATAAAGATATAGACTATGGAATAATCAtagaaaaacataataaataaaacacactTTTAGAAGATTCTTAACATAACTAATTTGtatgcatttaatttttttacatcgCATGTGtctaattacattttaaaatataaatttttagagatatactttagaaaataatataacatggaTAAAATAAGTCGTCATTTGCAAAAGTAATTTGtaactaaacaaaaaaataataatattttgatatataattttgaaaatagagtagtttaataaataaaaattcaaaattggataaaaaaaaaCCATCTTGCATCctttaatttattgatataagaatatatatatatatatatatatatatatattatttttgaagaaataagaattgaaataatattttaatttatatttgtgaatTTGATCTGTTTTACTGtccataaataaatcaaattattttctacATGAGAATTTATCATTTGATAACATATAATTTGAAATGTTGaaatacattatatttttattttctatttttacctCTCTATTCTTTATGAATGTAGGGAGATCTAACTATGTATGATTGGAGAGAGACGGATCACTTAAATCCTATTAGAAGTCAAGGCCCAAGGAGTAAGTTGTTTAATTCATTGTTGTATACTAGTTGAGGATTATTATTGGaacttgtttttgttttttattttatttaaaaaatactaatttttttattttcattaattaagattaaaaatattaaattaagatttttatttgaaaattttaacattaacaCTAACTCAACTTCCTTTCTTATAAAGAATTTCTTCTTTGAACTTTTGAGGCTTTCATTTTATCGCTAAagttaagaagaagaaaaatgaagtcTTGTTCTTTtctagaaaattttaaataatttttatttatgagctggattgtaaatttataattttctctcCTATTTTTAGAGCAACcatttttctgatttttttttaatttcctcttttcattttcatgttCTAGCTTAACATTTCCACATGCTGATTGTGTGACTTAtagttcttttttgtttttacatttCAACTTctcattaatattatttataagttagttttttatcttgctattttattattgtttcaaTGTCTATCTTAGTCATATGTATGATTGagaattgaataattttttttataaaattattcttgcATGGTTCAAGAGAATGTTTTGGTGGCGCTGACTTTATTTAATAGCATTGATCATCTACTaaacattattaaaatcaaatagaagaaattaagaaaatgaatttgtgatattttgtttaaactaaaataaaattgacaaagttattttttatttaaaactgttttaaataagtgaaattttttttttttaaataaaaaaatgtgtgtaAGTGATTAATATACATTTACTATTGctagatttatatatattaacaatcccatatatataaattttttttgtggTTTAGGAAATTTGAGTGAAAAgacataaacatatatatatttaaatcctGTAGATTGTTGTTTTGCTTTCGCTGTCTGCGGTGTGCTAGAGATACTGCACCACATAGAACACGGAAGTTCGATCATTTTATCTCCCCAAGATatctacaaaaatttaataaaaactgCGGAGGAGGACTACGAAGGACGTGTCTGACACAATTGACTGGGTTAGAGACAATGGTTGTTTATTAGAAAAAGACTGTCCATATGTGGGAACATTTATGCCATGATACTCGCAAggtacattttatttttctttctcattttcAACATTTGTTATTGTCCACtttatgttattttgtttttctcatattttaaatCTTTCTTGTACACTTTATTTAGCCTTTTTTAAGGATAACCACTGACCGATGCATAAATCTTCAAGAAGAAACATcgttcaaagaaaaaaataaagtgcTCCATAAACAATTATAATTGGCGGTTAGGAATGCACCGGTGGTGGCACAGATGATCTGGGTATCAGAGATGACTGAATTGAAGGGAGTAAGTCaagtttttgaattaattaatttattagcatgtCAAGTTAGAGATTGGTtagtttaatttcaatataattGTAGGACGGTATATATTGTGGTCCTGAAAATGCAACCGACTTTGACGAGAATGAAAAAAGACATGGAGTTATTATAGTAGGATACGGGCATGAAATCAAAGATGGTAAATGGAAAAAGTACTGGTTAGTGAGGAATTCTCATGGAGAAGGATGGGGCGAAGAAGGTTATGCCAAGATTGACAGAGCCCATGTCATGGAAGATTACTAGTTGAATGTGCTTGGATTATCAATGGTATAACATACGAAAATCTAGACGGTATACCATATTAAATATGGTTACGTCTAGATCagaaaatttaactttattccgttcttttttttaataaccccacatatataaaaaaatttgtggtttaggaaatttgagtgaaaagacataaacatatatatatatatatatatttaaatcctGTAGATTGTTGTTTTGCTTTCGCTGTCTGCAGTGTGCTAGAGATACTGCACCACATAGAACAGAGAAGTTCGATCATTTTATCTCCCCAAGATATCTacaacaatttaataaaaactgCGGAGGAGGACTACGAAGGACGTCATGTGTCTGACACAATTGACTGGGTTAGAGACAATGGTTGTTTATTAGAAAAAGTTATTGTCCACtttatgttattttgtttttctcatattttaaatCTTTCTTGTACAACACTTTATTTAGCCTTTTTTAAGGATAACCACTGACCGATGCATAAATCTTCAAGAAGAAACATcgttcaaagaaaaaaataaagtgcTCCATAAACAATTAGAATTGGCGGTTAGGAATGCACCAGTGGTGGCACAAATGATCTGGGTATCAGAGATGACTGAATTGAAGGGAGTAAgtcaattttttgaattaattaatttattagcatgtCAAGTTAGAGAttggttaatttaatttcaatataattGTAGGACGGTATATATTGTGGTCCTGAAGATGCAACCGACTTTGACGAGGATGAAAAAAGACATGGAGTTATTATAGTAGGATACGGGCAAGAAATCAAAGATGGTAAATGGAAAAAGTACTGGTTAGTGAGGAATTCTCATGGTGAAGGATGGGGCGAAGAAGGTTATGCCAAGATTGACAGAGCCCCTGTCATGGAAGATTACTAGTTGAATGTGCTTGGATTATCAATGGTATAACATACGAAAATCTAGACGGTATACCATATTAAATATGGTTACGTCTAGATCagaaaatttaactttattccgttcttctttttaattaaaaagaagtaTGTCATTGCAGCTAATGTTATTGTAGCTAATGTTATGTTAGTTTGAACtgaaaattaaaagtatacTTGCTGAATAACAACCAAAACCAGTTTCACAACGTGCAATGCAATGGACATGATTTCCTGCAAAAGAAATAATGAATCAGTAAGGTAAACTATGGGAATAATCTCGCATTTGATTACTAGCATTTGTTACATTGCATAACCTATATTGTGAGTTGTGACTCGTTGAAGGTAGAGCTACTAACATGTGTTATGTATGTAGTTAGCCATGTACCTAGGCATTATAACATTCATGCACTTAAGTAGTagtaatatcatcaattttcttgtaaattcaaattttatttatcataaagagtatatatatagagaaaatGATGAATGTAAATAGCTTGAGCATTTCTCATTTTCCTCAATCAAAATCTCCTAAATTGTTCTCCTCTACTTGGTATCAAAGCGGGTTTGATCCCACTCCAACTTTTCTTATTGCGCACTATTGCCACAATAAGTCTTGGTTGTATCTGACTGGCAGCAGTTTGCACTCATTTAGCTTTTTCCAAACAAAGGATTTGAGGAGTTACAAATATCTTCTTGGAAGTGAAGTTGCTCATTTAAAGAATAGGATTATCATTTCAAAAGGGATGTATGCATTACACATAGTTAAAGAAACGGGTATGTGGCTGTAGATCAACTGATAGCCCCATGGATCTAAACCAAAAATTGCTAACAAGTCGAGAGAAGGGAGCCTTATTCTGATCCTGGGAGATATCAAAGATTGGTTGGAAAACTCATCTAACTCACTATTACAAGGCTAGATGTTTCTTTTGCAGGTAGTCTCTTTATGATAGTAAGTTGATAAAAATTAGATTTCCCAAATGCCACTGTTGTCTCTATTTGCATTTCCTAATTCAAATCTCACCCTTGACATGCTCTTGAGGAACAACCACATTTGGCTCCCCTGCTTGCGACAAACTGTGACTCATCTATGATGCAGAGTGACCATAATATGATcatgaaaatgaatttaaaagaaCAATTGAGAAAAATGGTTCACAATGGACGGGCACTTCCCAACTCTAGAATTTGTGAATTTTCAACATTGTAATCAAATACTAGTTCAAAAGAACTATAAATTGTTACCGATATTAAGTCTCTAgacttttctttaaaaaaaaaaattaagtctcTAAAAAGCTGATTATCTTAGAAATAAATGCATGCGATTGGGTGCAGTCACAACCCTAAGATTGCATGCACACAGATACATTTGAACCGTATAATGCagtcatatttaaaaaaaaaccaaagaaATGTGGACCACCATAGCAGACACTCACACTGCATACAATCTAAATTGAATATACTAAAAATTTAAGcatacataataataatgaaacaCAATTACCATGGTGTGGGTGTTAGGTTTTAATGGAACACGATTTGACCACAGACTTTCTAGACGGCTTCCTCCAGACGTGGGCCTGGAAAGTTGTCGCAGGGCTGTCGGAAGTATGAGGATGGGCATCATCTTTTGCTTTAAAGGTAATGTAATAAGTAACACGAGGAATTTGCCGAGAGGTTGCCTTGACAAGTTCATCAAACACATAATTTGAACCCTAAATAAGAGAGAAAGATTAATGAAGTTGATGAATgaataaactattatatatattggtAGTTAAGTAAGTAATTTAGAACCTTATTCTTAGCATTAAACTTTTTCAGAGCACGATTGGAGAGGTAAGTAAGAAGAGGGCGACATTGTTCTGTTAGTTCCAGGGGACGGGTAAATTTACTGCCACATGCAATTGCTAAGGGTGGAACAGGAATAGCATCGAAGGGCTGTGCAGGATGAGAGTAAGATATtaataatcatataaaaaataaaatgaaacacAAAATTAGATAGAAAGAGAAAGATACGTACAGATATGCTACGACAGAGCTTAAAATACTCAGCCCGGACTTTGGCTATCTCCTCCTCATTTTTAAGATAGGCTTTATTCTTATACACAAATTGCGGACATCgaaaacaaaaaagagaagGGTCATCGTCATAACGGCTAGCCAAATCATTCACCGTCAGCTTTTCAATTGGTATTAACTCCCAATCCGATCTCGGGTCCAATTCCGGTTCCGATTCTGATTCCTGTTCCAATTCCGTATCTAATTGTGGTCCCAATTTCGGTTCCGGTTTCGGTTTCGGTTCCGGTTCCGGCTCCGGTTCCGATGCCGTATCCGTATCCGATCCCGATGCAATATATGGTTCCAGTACCAGTTCCGATAGCTTATCCGGTACCGATTTCAGCCGCTTGTCATCGCAGATTTCCGGGGGTGATTGGGTGACGGAGAGCAAGAGTGAATCCATGGACATTGGGCAAGAAGGATCGAAGGAATCGCAATTCATTCAAATTCACATAAACCTATTAAACATTAAGGTGatcgaaattttaaaattttaatagataaataaaagtgtaatattgtattgtatagaagaattttaagttgtaaatttataaaaataaaatatataatccaaaaataatttaatgttaaaaaaagaaagaaaagtttCTATAGATCTTTATTATGTGAATGTAGATATGATTATTTGTTtgacatatatttatttgagttcaattgtcaaatatttttggtgtattttttttttattatatcagTACAtcatgattttatatataataatttaacgGTTGTAATTGATCTACAGTATAAAAACTCTTTATATAAATGATATTcatgtatatgaattaaatcattcatgtttttattctcttcttttaaaaataattaaaataaggaaacaaaaaagttaaaagttttttttatcaattgatAGTGCaaattaagaatattaatacctttttcttgtttttattcAAGTAAAACCTCAATTAATGAGTGGAAGTAGGGAATTTAGTGCCTAATGTAtaattcaaaattgaaaactCTATATTTTCACCGAGTCTAGATaggtaaaattaaaatgaaataattttgttatagaAGTTTGAGAAGCAGGCCCTTTGATGGGCCAAACATTGGGTCTGAGAATGGGCTACTTGAGACATAGATGGAAGATGACATCTCATGTGAATTTATGGCATGTCTTTATACTCATTTCTTTGTAatgatttaaaaagaaaaaattgtaaatgGTAGTATATTATTAGATTGTGGGTGGTGATAGAACCTTCAAGCTCCTTGTCAACGTTGAACATTGTCTCtctaaaaaaaatgttgaacaTTGATTAATCCATTATTTATTTCTACTTTCAATCACTAAAACAAAGACTCGATCTCCTAAGAAATTATATTGTTTCTTTTAAAATGGTTCCTTTCAAAAATTTAAGCACatccattaattattttttacttaaatacttcaaataattttacaattttttttttttaactcataggtaaacaataaatatataggTAGATAGAACTCTCTagaaagataaatttaaaataaataatattaactattaacaaatttaatgttattgtcaatttttttaaccttATAATTTAACTGATCgatgaatattatatttaaggACATCTACGTTACAGAGTATAAAATATTGTATGACTTTTACTAT contains:
- the LOC101491169 gene encoding uncharacterized protein — translated: MNCDSFDPSCPMSMDSLLLSVTQSPPEICDDKRLKSVPDKLSELVLEPYIASGSDTDTASEPEPEPEPKPKPEPKLGPQLDTELEQESESEPELDPRSDWELIPIEKLTVNDLASRYDDDPSLFCFRCPQFVYKNKAYLKNEEEIAKVRAEYFKLCRSISPFDAIPVPPLAIACGSKFTRPLELTEQCRPLLTYLSNRALKKFNAKNKGSNYVFDELVKATSRQIPRVTYYITFKAKDDAHPHTSDSPATTFQAHVWRKPSRKSVVKSCSIKT